One Dromiciops gliroides isolate mDroGli1 chromosome 3, mDroGli1.pri, whole genome shotgun sequence DNA segment encodes these proteins:
- the LOC122749377 gene encoding L-lactate dehydrogenase A chain-like, with protein sequence MACAISILMKDLTDELALVDVFDVKEDKLKGEMMDLQYGSLFLKTPKIVSGKDYSVTANSKLVVVTAGARQQEGESRLNLVQHNVNIFKFIIPNIVKYSPNCKLLIVSNPVDILTYVAWKLSGFPKNCVIGSGCNLDSARFYYLMGERLGVHSSSCHGWVLGEHGDSGVPVWSGVNVAGVSLKNLYPALGTDADSENWKEVHKQVVESADEVIKLKGYTSWAIGLSVADLAESIMKNLRRVHPIPTMIKGLYGINEDVFLSVPCVLGQNGISDMVKVTLNPDEASRLKKRADTLWGIQKELQF encoded by the exons ATGGCATGTGCCATCAGTATCTTAATGAAGGATTTGACTGATGAACTTGCTCTAGTTgatgtct TTGATGTCAAAGAAGACAAACTAAAGGGAGAGATGATGGATCTCCAATATGGCAGCCTTTTCCTCAAAACACCAAAGATTGTTTCTGGCAAAGACTACAGTGTGACTGCAAACTCAAAGCTGGTTGTCGTTACTGCTGGGGCACGTCAACAGGAGGGAGAAAGTCGTCTTAATTTGGTCCAGCATAATGTGAATATCTTTAAATTTATCATTCCCAATATTGTTAAATACAGCCCTAATTGCAAGCTGCTTATTGTTTCCAATCCAGTGGATATTTTGACATATGTGGCCTGGAAGCTAAGTGGCTTTCCTAAAAACTGTGTTATTGGAAGTGGTTGCAATCTGGATTCTGCCCGTTTCTATTACCTAATGGGGGAGAGACTTGGTGTCCATTCTTCAAGTTGTCATGGATGGGTCCTTGGGGAACATGGAGACTCAGGTGTTCCTGTATGGAGTGGTGTGAATGTTGCTGGTGTGTCTCTGAAGAATCTGTATCCTGCTTTGGGAACTGATGCTGATTCAGAGAATTGGAAGGAAGTTCATAAACAGGTGGTTGAAAGTGCTGATGAGGTGATCAAGCTGAAGGGCTATACTTCCTGGGCCATTGGATTGTCTGTGGCAGATCTGGCAGAAAGCATTATGAAGAATCTTAGGAGAGTGCATCCAATTCCCACCATGATTAAGGGCCTATATGGCATTAACGAAGATGTCTTCCTTAGTGTCCCCTGTGTCTTGGGGCAGAATGGCATTTCAGATATGGTGAAGGTAACCCTGAATCCAGATGAGGCGTCCCGTTTAAAGAAGAGGGCAGATACTCTTTGGGGAATCCAGAAGGAGCTgcaattttaa